AGTGCTGGGGGGCTACTAGAGCGGTAGCGATGATAGATACAACGAACGCGCGACAGCGACTGATGCTATTCAAGTAGAATTAATAGAGAACTAGCAAAACCGATTAGTTGACTCCCCTTCCTATATATTTCGTAGGGTATATCCTGCTAGTTAATTTGCAACAGAGATGTTCACTTGATAAGAGGAAATTTTATTACCAATCGACTGTTTGGCTGTGTTAGTCTTCACTATTAGTCACGTTCACTGTAGATATCGCACAGTATCTTCTTACCTTGATTATGTCAGAATTTGAAATTGTCGACGTGGATAGTACTGCGTATCTTCTCACGTATAGGTGGCTATGACATTCCTCGTCGACATTGCTATAGCGACCAACCCAAACACCGCCAAAGTACTGGGCCACCAGAGCGGTAGTGATATAGTCATCCTCCAAAGAGTGTTCATGTGTAAGTGATACCCTGTGTTCGCGAGAGTGGGGGGGGCCCGCTCGCTATTGTACAGTGAACATAGAAGATTAGGAGGAAACGTAGGGCAATAGAAAAAGCAGAGGTGTTGaatataaaacttttaaataaaaaatgttaaattattattaatttttataatatataataatgagTAAATGGAGATagaaaaaaggaataaaacTTGTTCGTGTTGTTGATGTTAAAAATACGAATAAAATTAggcttacatttttttttattcaaataatcTGTGAAATTGTACAAATGTAATGAAGTAATTTCgtacaatatatattgaatctcatttttgaaaagtgagatttaattttcaaactgttCAGAGCGCGAATCAACACTGTTGACGATACGGGTCAACCTACGTCATCGAATAAATTTACATACTGTTTAACAATAGAAAGTGGATAATGTGTGTCTCATGCCTCAGCCATGTCAAATCTacttttatttacaatgtatTCTACAATTTTTTGTATCGCAAAACTTACATTACCCGATATAGCTAATAAACATTCGAGACGTATATCAATACACTTTGatatatattcatttaaaCAGTCAAACTTTATCGTGATGTCCTCGTGTAAACTTTATCAACCATCCAGTACCACAAATTTTCTGCTTATCCGAATCCTCTGAGACTTCAGAAAAATAATTGGAGATTTCAGCGAAATTGGACTTCAGTTCTTGCCACTTGTGAGAAAGCGATGCCAGTGAAGTCCGAATTTAATAATCGCACCACTGGTTTGAAGTATGGATCGTCCAAGAAGTCGTATTCCAGACCGACGATAACGTTCTTCGAATAAGACTTGTTAAGCGGGTAGAAGGCGCAAAACAACTGGTGTGGTTGTTGGTTAATGGATGCTTCTTGATGCTCCATTTTTAAAGTCTTTTTACCTTCTGATCTCACTGACTTGCTCGACTCTTCTTGAATAAATGCTGTGCAGCGCTCTAGAGTCAAGCCTCTTAGTCAATGTAACGCGGAGGTAGAATGCACAAACTTTTCATAAACAAAGTGAACATTACCAACGTACGACAAGTATCAAATTAGAGCTACAGCTTTGTAAATGTCTGACTATGCATCCACCGTTTCCAACATAATCTCTGTCAGCATTTGCTCTCGTATTTCACAAACTTTCTAACTATTTTATCATTGTTATTTTAtctaaaaactttttaaaactaatcCACTACACATATAATGTAAAAACATAATACGATATTGTCCGTATACATCAGATGACGTATCCTGCAGTCGAACCGTATTCCAACGAAACTTTACAATTTTTTCGCAAAGGATTGATATGAGCCGGTACAAACGGTGGCATAccaaaaccatcaaaatacaTTGGTATGATCGTCAGTATTTACAACAAACGCAGCCGGTTTAGACCAGCACACGAGGTATCTGGTCTGCAGGAAATACACCCACAGTGTGCGAATGTATGCATGAtagaattttcattatttgaaGACTATCCATTACAAATTTGCTCTTCAGGATGGAAGTATCGATCTTTTTGTAAACGCAACCAATTTTTCAATCGATTAGCGTTATTCAATGCACATATATATCTTTGGTAGAAGGGTTTAACAACGTGATGTATACAATATGTTTTGGAGGATAAACGATCAAAAGCAGAACAGGTCTTATCGTTttctaaattaataatttcacgagcaataattttatataacatAGCCCTTTTCACGCTACCTCTCACGTAAATTTTCCTCACACTTCTTGTTATGTCTTCGATAaagcatttttaaattcacttcACCTTCAAAATAGTCTAATCCGTGTTTCTCTTTTGTCATCCATTCAATTTGCTGTCGTATATCTTCATTTAAATCTTGTATACCAAACAATGATGCGACTACCCAATGAGCACTGAAATTATTATAGAGGCCAACTATTGCAACTTCTTTCGGTACATTACGGAATTTCGGACCTTTGAAAAACTGAATATCAATGATGATGTCCATGTTTCTTCAAGATTCTTCACAGCACTCGATAGACAAGACACCACTGACTCACGAGCTATACTATCAtttagtatatataatatgagGAAGCGACATttgcatttaaaaattttaaccgCTGAAGTCAATGATTGTTTGACGTGATGCATCTATTTCCAAGATATTGTCGTATTCTGCGTAAACGATACAATTTACAGTATCATCTAAATGATCATCGAATCGTAAATCTAATCGAACACTACcatgtttaattaaattccaATGAGTGTTATCATTAGCAGACAAATCGGGTGTTTAATAAAATGCGAATAGACAGTACACATCAGGATATCATTCTCGCGTGATTTGATTACCTTCATTGAGAAAATGTATACCCGTACTCGAATATAAGGTTTGTTCAGATTCGTATAGTTGGGGAGAGCCGGAAACAAGCAAAAGTGCCAGGATCAGTCGTACTTTGAGAGTAAGGAGTTTATCGCGGTACAAAGTGCGTACATCGACACAAAGTCGTTTTTGATGGGCGAACATCTGAGTACCACAGTATACCGCTTCATATTCTGAAATTCTCGGGTAAACCCGCTGATTAGGAGTCGTTCAAGGAGAAATTTTGTTTGATGGTTAAAGACAAGCCAATAACTGCGCCGTCGAAAAAGCAGTATCTGATTGATTCGCTTGAGGGTTCTGCTGCTCTGAGATTGAGAATGCTCGAGGTTACGGCGTCCAGTTTCGAGGTCGCGTGGAAGAAACTCCGCTAAATACGTTATGACAACTTATACGCATGCACACATACATGGACGTGCTTATTAATATGAAACCGGCTAGAAGCGAATCTGCCGAGGATTTGATTCGGTTATTGGATACGGCACAGCTTACAATTAAAGTCTTCTTCAATATTAAATGTCCAGTGGATACATGGAATTGTTGGATGATGTATTTGGTAGAGCGGAAGCTGGATCCGGAAACAGCCAGGAGTTGGCGTATTTCGCGAGAGACTGTAGTGGGTTTCTCGACCTTCAAGGGTCTTTCCAAATTTATTGAGACTTGTGCTCAGTCCTTAGAGACAAGGTTGGACTTATGTCCCGATTTTCCCTCTGAATCGGCAAatcgaataataaaaattcggTGTCAAATCGTTCTTCAAAAAGAAATTCAGTGTCGGCGAATCTTGCCAGTACAGCTACAAGCAAGGAAAGCAGTAAAAGTTCTCAGAAGTGCTGCTTGTGTAAAGTTGCACATCAGCTGACTGcatgtttaaaatttatagaTGTGAGCGTGTCGGCTTGCTTCGAATTCTGTAAAAAGACGAGACTTTGAATCAATTGTTTGAGAAAGGTTCACTTCGTGGCTGATTGTAACAGCTCCTTTCGCTGTGCCTCCTCCAAGGGCAAGCATCATCCTAAGCTTCATACTGATAGGCGTAGGTCAGGCGATGATTCTGGTGGACGGAGGGATATGGCTGGCATGGAGGACTCTTCAAGGTCCGAGGTCGCTGCACATGCTGCAGTAGTTGGCAGGACTCGGCTGTTGGCCACAGCTCGGGTCTGGCTGCAAGCCTCTAATGACAACTTGGTTTCTGCACGCTGTCTTGTGGACCCATGTGCAGAGGTCTCCTTTGTATCGAACAAGATTGTCCAGTGCTTGTCAAGCGCAGTAACACCGGTCTCTGTGGCGGTGATTGGGGTCGGAGTAGGAGCTTCAGCAACGACAAAGGGCGAGGTTTCCCTTTGCTTGAGGTCTCATCTCGACTCTGATTTTTGTATGTCGTTCAAGGCGTTGGTTTTGTCTAAAGTCACACGGTTTAGACCTCGGGAGGAGGTTGAATCGGTTTCGTGGGGTTATATCAAGGATCTTGAAATTACTGACCCTGATTAAGCAAGACCTCATTGTATAGATTGTGTATTGAGCGCGGAAGTTTATGCTGCGATAATTCGACCTGGCTTAAGGGTGGGAAAACCTGTCACCCCTGTCGCTCAGACTACTGCTCTCGGCTGGATACTAACGGGAAGAGTAACGTCGGAGAATGATTCGGTTAGCGCGAAAACAGGTGTGTCACGCTCGAGTGGAGCCCTCTCTCTCATCAATTTTGGAAAAGTTTTGAAGTATGGAGAAAGTCTGCTCTTCAAAGGTACTGTCTGAGGAGGATCAGTACTGCGAGGATAATTTCAGTTCAACTGTGCATCATGATTCCCAGGGTAGATTCGTGGTACGGCTCCCGTTCTCAGAAAAGTTGTCGGAGGTTTCTTTTGCACATACGCGACAACTCGCCGTAGCATGTTTGCTCTACTCTGAGAAGCGTCAAGCACTAAATTCGAAGCTGAATAAtgtttatacaatttttagaTAATTGTGTGGCGTGATGATCCATCGAAGTCTATTGAGGATTTTCGCTAATTGACCGTTACCTACGGTACTCGATCCGCTCTGTATTTGGCATTTCGGACTTTGTTGCAACTCAGGAGGGATGTAGAgagtttatactcgcttcgcagGTTTTGCGTCATAATATGTACGTAGATGACGCCTTTGTTGGAGCCGACACTGTCGCGGAAGCAGAGCAGATAAGAGATCAGCTGATTGCCTTGCTTGCATCAGCCGGCATAGAGCTCAGAAAATCGGCTTGAAACCGCGGTTCTTGAGGGTATCCTAGCGGAGAAACAGAAGGAAATGTCACTTGATTAGACTGAGGCGGTGTCCATCTTGGGATTAAAATGGGTGCCGCCTAGTGACTCGTTTTGTTTTGAGGTTACTTTACCTGCTTCTTCTAAGGTCGTCACAAAAAGAGTAATCCTCTCAGAAATTTCTAAGTCGTTTGACCTGTTGGGTTGGTTGTCTCCAGTCCTAGTAAGGGCTAAGCTTATGCTCCAAGACTTATGGATACAGAGTGTTGATTGGGGTATCCCCTTGACTGGTGACTTATTGGATCAGTGGCAGTTGTTGAGAGAGCAGCTTCCGGAGTTGGCACAAATCCGCATTCCGCGATGGTTCGGTTCTTCGGCTCAGACTGCCTGGGAACTTCATAGGTTCTTAGACGCCTCACAAAGGGCATTTGTAGCCACGGCATACATGGTGGTCCCTGGAGAGAAGTCGACGTTGATTATGTCAAAGACTAAAGTATTGCCGATAAAAACTGAGAGTCTGCCACGGCTTGAGCTTTGTGGAGCGGTGTTTTTGACCAGACTTTTTAAGCATCTGTTAGATGGTGTATTGTTGAAGCCGGTAGCTGTCTATTGTTGGACTGATTCGAAGGTGATGCTGGACTAGCTGAGCAGTCATCCCTCACAATGGCAAACATTCGTCGCTAATAGAGTTAGCCAAATAGTCACGACGTTGCCTGGAGTGCAGTGGCGACATGTAAGGTCGGAGGACACCCCAACCGATTGCGCGACGAAGGGATTCACCCCCGAACAGCTGTTGCAGTCTTCCCTGTGGTGGGAGGGTCCTGAGTGGATCAGGAATGATTGGACGGCTGACAGATCGAACTACACTGCTAAAACAACCCTGTCGACTGTGTTGGCGCAGGTGGCGCTTGAGGAGTCTGCTGAGAAGGATGATGTTTCGCCGCCATTAGTTTGTTTGGAAAAATACTCCCattttagtaaaataataagagtTTTAGCTTGTGCATTTAGATGGCGTCGCAATGCTGCAAAGTCAAAAGGAGATCGCTGCGCTGGGCCATTTATTACTGAGGAGCTAGATGATACTCGAGTCGGGCTGCTCCGCTAAATACAGGCTTAGCATTTCAAGGGTGAACTGCAATCAGTCCAGAGTGGTCAACGCTTGTCAGCCCGCAGTCCCCTGCTTCGTTTGATGTCATTCGCCTGCAATCGTGGCCTGCTAAGAGTCGGAGGCAGACTGCAAAACTCCCTTCTTCAGTTCGACAAGAAGCACCCGATTATTCTGCCTGGTTCCAGTGTTCGTCAGAAGGTACATTAAATAAGTTCACCGCGACACAATGCACGGTGTTATACAGCTGATGCTCCGCTGCATAAACCGTACCTTTTGGATTTTGAGGGGTCAACGTGTCGTACAAGGTGTATATCGCCGTTGTCTGCGTAGCATCAGATATGCCGCGCAGCCGCTTCAACAACAGATGGCGCCTTTGCCTGCCTGCCGAGTTGAACTGGCGTGAATTACGCtagacttttttcaatattgttctTTCGCGGTCGTGGAGCAAAGACCACAAAAGGGTATGTTTGCATATTTGATGTATGGTGATCCGAGCAATCCACATCAAGGCGGTGTCGAACCTATCAACTGTAGCATTTCTGGCTGCCTATCGAAGATTCACGGCTCGACGAGTCTGTGTTGTGGTGGTCAGCGACAATGGGACCAACTTTAAGGGGCTATTGGAGGAGCAGCCAAACGGTGCCGCCGCAACGTCTAAGTGGCGCTGCGGTCAGGTGGCAAAATCCCGATTAAACAATAAATGGCGTTAAGTGCATGTTTTCGACGTAGTATTAGAATTACGATATGACCTACCAAGGCACGGTGACTGTATATAAATTCAAGATGGCCACTTGTTCGGCTGCTCTTTTGCTGTAACGTAATTCCAATACTACGTCGAAAATATGTACTTAATGCGATATTTTGCACGAGTTACTATTACTTAAAGATAAAAAGAAGGGCGGTaaagagcgattttttttcttaagtacGCGGTCCTGTTGTATTTGTTGTTCAATTGGGATTTCGCTACTAGGACGAGCGAACTCGTCGCCGTTGCGGCGGCACTGTTCGGCTGCTCCTCCGACAGCCCCTTAAGAAAGCTGCAACTGAGATAGATCGACTCTTCGAAAGGACTTCATCATTTTCGCAGGCGGTATTATCCAGGAGGAATGAACGTCTCACTAAGTGGACGTTCATTCCTCCTCGAACCCCGTATTTCTACG
This window of the Nasonia vitripennis strain AsymCx chromosome 1 unlocalized genomic scaffold, Nvit_psr_1.1 chr1_random0001, whole genome shotgun sequence genome carries:
- the LOC103317082 gene encoding uncharacterized protein LOC103317082; the encoded protein is MEKVCSSKVLSEEDQYCEDNFSSTVHHDSQGRFVTEAVSILGLKWVPPSDSFCFEVTLPASSKVVTKRVILSEISKSFDLLGWLSPVLVRAKLMLQDLWIQSVDWGIPLTGDLLDQWQLLREQLPELAQIRIPRWFGSSAQTAWELHRFLDASQRAFVATAYMVVPGEKSTLIMSKTKVLPIKTESLPRLELCGAVFLTRLFKHLLDGVLLKPVAVYCWTDSKWRHVRSEDTPTDCATKGFTPEQLLQSSLWWEGPEWIRNDWTADRSNYTAKTTLSTVLAQVALEESAEKDDVSPPLVCLEKYSHFSKIIRVLACAFRWRRNAAKSKGDRCAGPFITEELDDTRVGLLR